The region CCCTCCATATGGACTTTACCAGtgtgcatttccaccagcaagaTCTGAGTGCCTGTTTCAGCATATCCTGGCCAAGAGACTCTGTTGTTAaacctttggattttgtcaataTGGGAGATGAGAAATTGTATGTCAGGATCAGCTTAATAATCGCTTGTTACAAAtaagattgagcatcttttcatatggttAGGGGACacttgcatttccttttcttgtcaaCCATCTTTTCAGACTTCTAGTGCATTTTTCTATGAGGTTGTTGGTATTTCTACTCTGTGTGTATTTCTTAGATCTGCCTATTCAAAGGGTGTAGAAACAATTAAATGAGCACCCCTAGCACCCAGAGTGTAATTTTCAAAGACTATTTCCCATGGGGAAATAACGGGGAAATGGCTGCTTTCAACCCTGGGATAGAAAAATACAATGTACAAAataagcctggaacatcttgtcaGATGAGCTAGTAAGGAAGTTATCAGAGATTGACATTAAAAGTGTTCagaaaccaggggcgcctgggtggctcagttggtttgctTGACctgcctgggatggagccccacctcaggctccctgctcagcggggtgtctgcttctccctctccctctgcccctcccccattaatgcccaagtgctctctctctctctctcaaataaataaataaaatctttttaaaaagagtattcaGAAGCCAACATGAAGAGGTTCACTGGTCAAATAGGAGACCACCTGAGCCTTAAAAATTTCAGTGGatcaaaacacataaaataaattaaatccacAAGTCCATAGTGGTGCTCAAAATATTATTTGGAGACTGTTGCAAGGTGTTAGTAAACAAACTCATTTGGAAACCttgaaaatagagataaagaATTAGCTATGTATGCTGTCTTTCTAGTACCTCCACTTGGGGAAGTGAGGTACATGAGAGGAAGTGTTCTTTACAGAAGTATTCCAGCTAACACATCAAGAAAAAATGACAagcggctcctgggtggctcagtccattgaacatctgccttcggcacaggtcatgataccagggtcctgggattgagccctgcattgggctcctggctcttagggagcctgcttctcccccacccccaccccgactcatgctctttctctctctctctttctcacctaATAATAAACTCTCTGCAATGACAGAAATATATTTGTACTGACCAGTACGGCAGCTCCTAGTCAACATACTGTGCAGACCAATCTGTGAACCAAGAAtgagctttttctttctccaagacCGGTCCTAGGAAACTCTCCATGAGGCGATGGGTGTGGATTGATGTAGGAGAGCGATGCAGCAGGAGCGGGTGTCGAAGGAGGAACAAGTGTTGACCAAGTCTGAGCCATCTGCTTATATACCTTGTTGATGCCTTCTAGACCCACTCCAGTATGATCTAGTAGAGACCACTACCATTTGAGGATGGATTGATGCTGCACATGACTGACCTATCAGAGAGCATCCAGTTCATAGAGTTACTTGATTTCCCATATTCAAGCATTCAGTTGCTATCAGAGCTTAGTAGCAAACCAGAAACTGTTTCCAGAAAGAATAGTTAATAGCAGAAGAGGGCATGGCTTTGCTCTCAAACCGTACCTATCCATGCTATGATGTTCCTATGGTGGCCACAGGAGGTGGTACTTTTATTTAGCAAAGAACATTCAAGTGTTACATCAAAAGTACCAAGTAGCAGGGGGGTTTGTACCACAGGCTGGGTTTACTGCATAGTGTTTTATTACTTGAGGAACCCACTCAAAACTGGCTTCTTTATGGTCAGTGGGTTGGAGCAGAGCACTAAGACATGGTATAATTTTGCCTTCAAAATCCAAAGagactaaaactataaaactcttaagagAAAATGTAAGCATAAATCTTTgggaccttggattaggcaaagacTTCTTAGAAATGACACTTAAAGCACAGCAGccaaagtggggggtggggaacagatgcatttgacttcatcaaaactaaaaacttttggggcgcctgggtggctcagtcgttaagcgtctgccttcagctcaggtcatgatcccggggtcctgggatcgagccccgcattgggcttcctgcttggcgggaagcctgcttctccctctcgcactcccccgcttgtgttccctctctcgctgtgtctctttctgtcaaataaataaataaaatcttaaaaaaaaaactaaaaactttcaTGCATGGAAAGACActctcaagaaaatgaaaagaccactcacagaatggtagaaaatatttgcaatcattTATCTGGGAAAGGTCTAGTATAAAGTTCTAAGAAGTTctaaaaaattcaacaataaaacaacaataaaaagacaactcaatttaaaaatgacaaagcatctgaacagaaatttctccaaagatatccAAATCCCCCATAAGCACATGAATCATTAGAGAGAGGCAAACCCAAACCATAATGGGATACCTCTTCTTACCCGCTAGGATGGCTTTCATAAAAAATGGACAAGACAAATGTTGGGGAAGATATGTGGAAACTGGAATCTACGTTTGGAGTGGAAATGTAAGTGTTAAATGGGGTAGCCActttcaaaaggaagaaagtacTGATACTCATGACAACAtagatgagccttgaaaacacgctaagtgaaagaagccagtcacaaaagaccacttGTTGTATAATTCTATTCATATGATATGTCCTGAATAGCAAATCCATAGATaaagaaagtagatcagtggttgccaggtgctggcagggagagagggagggtgaatGGGGAATGATGGCTAAGGGGTTTGGGAGTTTCTTCTTGGGGTGATGAAGATGTTCTGGAATCAGATAGTGGTGGTGATGCTTGCACActcttgtgaatatactaaaagccacacAGTTGTACTTCACTCTTCTTTAATCTGAAAACAGTTCttcagtctttgtctttcatgacattgacatttttgaagaatagagGTCAGTTATTTTGAAAACATCCCCCGATCTGAGTATATCTGAagtttcttcatgattagattaTGCATCTTGGGAGAAATGATATTGTCTCTCTCAGTGCATTGCTTCAGGAGGCACCCAATGTGTTTTCCTGATGTTGGTTTGTCCCAATATTGGTGATGTTGACTTGGATCACTTGATAAAGTTGGTGTCTTCCAGGTCTTGCCACTGTCAAGTTACTATTCTCCCCTTTATAATTACTATGTAATTTGCAGGGACAACTCTGATACTATGTAAATAACTTATTCCTCTTCAAAACTTCCACTGGTTTTAGCATCCATTGTTTCTACTCAGACTATAGGctgtttaaatatattattgtCTTACTCCTAATGCCAATtcctctacaaaaaaaaaaaaaagaaagaagtcgaCTTTTTCAAAAAGTCTTGATCACAAGAGAAGCATCCAGGCTGAGGAAAAGTTTGacacaaagaattaaaaagcagcagatgctctctcttttctgttcccttttgttttcaaatgtgaGCTCTGTGTCCAGACATGGAAATAAACACCCAATTGTTCAGTGTAATTATATCTATTGTTTATGGGGTTGAATCAGGCTGGTGGGGGAGGATTGACTAATGAAGGTTAACActgtttcttccttcccactctGGCACAGATTAGAACAAGTACAGCTTTGGAAACGTAAAATTATATGTTCAATATCTTTGTTAGGCCCatcatttaatttccttttattgtggTCTTGGTGATGGTGGGTACAGATTTATGGTGAATCAAGAGGCTCAGGAGGGATTCTGGAAATAAAATGCTAGAGGAGCAAGTGATGGGGCTCCTTTTATCTCTCATCAGCTTCCTAGCCACCTTCACTTCTGTCCTctaaagcctcagtttcctcatccaaaaAATGGGAGTGTGGGTAATAACAGGACCCCACTGATTGTGCATGATTAAACGAGATACTACATGTGAAGCACTTGGTACAGGGTTAGTTCCTCATAAGCACTCTGtcatgtttgtttttatcatcattattattgagCAGTctccagaaagagaaggaaacgaCTGGTGCCTAAATGCCTGGTTTTAAATCTCACCTCCCAGGAACCAGCAGTGTGAGTTTCATTATTTATATCACTCCTTGATGCTTCagcttctccattttttttaaaaaaagtattaataataGCATTTTTACATGTCGTCCGtggggaattttaaaaagacaacagcTTCTAGCTTTGTTAAATTCTCAAGAGCTAGAAGCACACAGTTTTCCCTCCCATCCAAGGAGGGCAGCCAGACTTGACTACAGGGCACACAGGAAACCAGACTCTTAGCAAAGGCAGGTGCTGTTGGTAGATGTAAAATAGATCTGGGTTAACctggacagagaaggagaaatcCCCAGTGGCCTTGATAAGAATGGCCAGTAGTTTTTATAGCTCTTACtaagtaccaggcactgtttAAATACTTCACAACGTTAACTCACGACTCCCTGCCAAAGCCTTATGATGTAGGTTATATTCTAATCTCTGTTCTACAGATGAGACATCTCGGGCACAGAGAGACCACAGCTGGTAAGAGGTGGAGCCGATTCCAACTCAGGCAAGTTCATACTTTTCATCAACAGGTTGGCTTTTAATATCCAGAAATATAAGAAAGGTAGAACCCAACATCACTAGTTAGATCATCATAGATGGTATTATAAAGGAGACAATAGGCTTCAATGGAGTTACTTGTGCTAAGCCCACGTCACCAAACTGAGTCCTACTGCCCAAATCAATGACAGTTACAGCCTCTTTCTTCCAGGAGTGGAATGTTCAACCACCAATCTGGAATTACCTGGTCAGCATTAGTGAGGCAATCCACCTGACGGGCCCCTGTTGTCCCctaaaggaaggtgaccttgctgCAAACAATCCACTCTTCTTTAATAACATCCTTGTCCCACCCTCTTCTGCTTatgaaagtctttcattttgtacagctccttgaGCTCCTATTTGCTAGATAGGATGCcacctgattcatgaatcagtgaataaagccaattagatctttaaaatttactcggttgaattttcttatttaacaaCAGTCGGCAGGCACTTCTGTCTTGGTTTATGGAAACGAAGTTCCTACAAGGTTTTGGCATCCTGGGAATTCGCTGACTGCTTGTGGAACTTGTGTAAGCTGGAGCCTCTGTGCAGACATCACCCATCATTGCTTTCTGTGAAGGCTTGTGCACGCAGCGTGAGGAAAAGCTCCTAGtgctttctttgaaaacaaaagctTTAGAAGTCCACAGCTCTGAGTACATTCTCCCAGATGAAAACAAACTCACCTCCATTTGCTAAATGTGGAAACCAAAGGCAGCGGCTGTCCAGCTCTTCTGTCCCATGTTCTCTCCCTTGACATATCTTCTCTTCCAGGGGTTGCTGCAGAAACCTGCTGTAAGCAAGTGTAACCTCACACCACCTTGCCTTAGTTGCCCTGCGTCCCTCCTGCTTTCTGCCCCTTCACTGAACATAATCAGTTTTATCAAATTTTTCCCCCTGTGGTATGTACTTCTGAGTTTCATTGAAGTCCTTCTCAACATAGATTGTGTcccacattttttcatttttaactgtaTATAGTGATTTTTACATCCATCTGGAGTTCACTTGTGTATGTGGTATTGATGCAGGCAGGCCAGTCCAAGGACCCGGAGGGGTTCCTGCTGAACCAGCCAAGAGGGTTGTTGGCTTTGCACAAATGCGAACCAGCTGGAAGTGAGAGAAGTTTActgaagatacagagagagcagaTACAGATGGAGCATCTGGGAGACTCAAAAAGGAAATGGAGGATGAGTCTCATCTTTGCTTGGGGGTCtagagttttgtcttttttaaaaagattttatttatttagttgagaaagtgaacaagagaaagagagcatgagcggggggtgtggggcagagggagagagagaagcagactccccactgagcagggagcctgacttggagctctatcccaggaccccccagggatcatgatctgaaccaaaggcagacactcaaccaactgagccagccaggcgccctgggggGTATGCAGTTTTTACTGAAGACGGTGATCTGCTGCATGTGTCCTCCCTGGCATCCAGGAACTGGTTGAACAAGGATGAGTGCTCAGGTGTCCTCCATAAGGCACTTATGCCCTAGAGCCTGGGGTCTTGGTGTTCAAGGTTTTTGGAGTCACTGGTCTTGGAGATGTTCATGACCACCGCCCCCTGCCTTGTCACTCCTTAGATGGTATCTACTGCGCTagaagactccaaagaaatcattaactccttgaccTTTATAAGGAAGACATACACTAAGGCATATGTAAGGCAGGGGTgtaggtcctagcaagaatagaatcaggaaaaagagcaaagagaaaaaaaacttttttttttttcacatggagTCCTTTCAGCTTCCCTGTCTCAGTATTATGGAGGAATCCAATTGtatttctttccaaaatgcaaGCCATTTTTTCTAAGACCACTCTTTCTCCATTGCTTTGTGATGCCAGAAGGTGCCATGTTTATCATGACTTGGTAGAGCCTTCTTGAGACCCCGGACAAGCCAGAAGAAAGCAGAACTGAtgggtggggggaaagagagagagagagagagagagagagagatgctgcAGTTTGTGCTccagatatttttaaagccagaaaTCTCCTCCAATACTTTTGTTTTTGCATGGGTTTTGTCATTTGCAACTGAAATGACTAGTACAACCATGATGCCCTAATATAGCTACTATCTAGAAGTTAATTTCATATCCTGCTAAGATTCAAATGATAATGAGAATTCCAGTCAGCATAATTTATTCTTACTTGTATCAATTAATTGAATCTGTGATTTGTTTACTTGGATTCTTTTGTTCTCTCTGAACCTGTGGCAGAAGAATATTATGCAGTTGTAAATGTGGTTTTGCTgtccattaaaaatttaaaattttttcctactTCCTGTACCAGAGAAtgcatcaaataaaaaaaattttttaaagatttttttaatttatttatttgacagagagagagatagtgagagcaggaacacaagcagggggagtgggagagggagaagcaggcgtcccgccgagcagggagccggatgcagagctccatcccaggaccctgggatcatgacctgagccaaaggcagacgcttaacgactgagccacccaggcaccccaaataaaaatattttgttgagataCTCAGTAATCAATGTTCACGGTGTCTTAATAAATTTGGTTTTGCAAGGTCAGTGACAGGGCTTAAGATTTGAAGACTTACACTAAGTTATTTTGATTTCAAGACATCAGAAATCCAATCATTTagctcttccccccccccccccgcccccactggttgtcaaatgatcctttattgaaacattttcctttgtagttaactagcCGGGCACTCCAGcgcaccactgttgatgtcatctatgatgtcatgagggtggcggccgtctacattgcagcccacagactgggcagtccccaggatctctttaatggttccagagagttctctggctaaAGATCGGTGTCGCATCTGTCgggcaatattgacaatctcatcaaaagtgatatttccacaGTGCTTAAcgtttttctgcttttttctgtctcttggtggttccttgagggctttgataatcagggcagaggcagaaggtaccacttcaatctgggcctgtctgttctgaatggtcagtttcaccgTAATCTttagacccttccaatcactggttgccttggcgatgtcatcgccaaccttttttggagacagacccagcggGCCGATCTTCGGGGCCAGGGCAGACGTGGCACCGACTTCGCCACCGGTGCACCTCAGGTACACGACTTTGATCTCGTTGGGGTCGAACTTAGGCGGCATGGCGGAGGTGGCTGGTGTCGGATGAACCCGGATTAGGGACGACCgaagaaagttgcacctttgcctTCCCGAGCCTTCCCGAGCCGAAAGCCAAAAGCCATTTAgctctttatttcattaaaaggATACCCTCAATTAATAATAGCATAAAGTATTTAACTGGCCACTCATTACtgagtaaaacaaataaaaagggaGGGGGGGCTGACTTTAGaacacttttaaagaaatatagcCCCCTGAGTACAAGTTAACAACTTCCACAAAACAAAGGTGGTTTTGTTCTGAGGTAATTGGAAAAGATTTTGAGGAACTGACAGTGAAACAGTTCACcaggaaaacagagggaaaaaaattctttgcgCTAGGCAAAGACTTCTTAGATACAAAACCGAAAACTTAatccataataaaaagaaattggcaAATGAGAGTACCTCAAAATCAAAACCTTTCTCTCTTTGAAAGATACTATTGGGAgaaagaaaacctggaagaaaatatttgcaaaacacttatttgataaaggacttgtatccagaatacataaagaactctcaaaacgcAATCATAGGAAAACCACTTCCCCAGTCAAAACTGAGGAGATTTGAACAGACTTCACTAacgaagatacacagatggcaaataggcacatttgaaaagatgctcaacgttgttagtcactagggaaattaAGACCACAATGTGATGCTACTAAACATTCatcagaagggctaaaataaaaagattgatgATGCCAAgtgctggtgaagatgtagagcCATCCCGCTCATCACTCTCATACACTACTGGTGTGAGTGTAAAATCACTCACTGGTAACTGTTCAGCCTAAGTTCCCCAAAAGacattgtatttgtttcctagggtgttccggagaaaaaaaaaagtaccacaaactaggtggcctaaaagaacagaaacctattctctcacagttctggaagctagaagtcctaAATCAGGTGTAGACAGgcttggttccttctgagggctgtgagggagaatctgttccctgtctttctcttagcttctggtaaTGGCTGGCAATCCTTAGCTTTCCTTGGCTCACGGATGTATTACTCTAATCTCTGCCTGTGTCTTTCTCACACGGCCATCTTTTCCCcgtgtgctctctgtgtctctcctccaCTTCTTACATCCTAATCaaggatgacctcatcttaactttgcagattacacctgcaaagactttatttccaaatGGAGTCACATTCACAGGAACCAGGGGTCAGTACTTCACATATCTTTTTGGAGGACACCATTCAATCCATAATATACATGAGCTAGAATATTCATAAAAGGACTATTTGTAACAGCATAAAACTGAAAACTATTCAACTGCTCATCAAcagtcaaacaaataaatcatggtatattcatgcaatggGATCCCATAAAGCAATGAAAATTCACGATCTATAACTATACAGACAACAAAATGGGTGAGTTTTACAAAcataatgctgagcaaaataaataaaaaatgaaaccatatatactgtatgattctatttatataaaatataaaaccaggCAAATTATTCAGTTAGAAGTTAGGAGAGTGGGTATATTGCGGGGGGAGGTTAGTGACTGGAAGGGAGTTtgaggaaggctttctggagtgCTAGAAAtcgtttcttgatctgggtgctggttacgTGAGTGAGtttagtttgtgaaaattcattgaacTGTAAACACTTATATACCCTCTTATGTTTGTTATACGtggaataaaagatttttaaaagtcgtGGTTATGACTTGAGGTTTGCTCTCATATGTCTAGATTTAATTTCTCCACAAAGACCGTTTTCAAAGAAGCCATCAAGCATTGTTAATAAGTCTACCAGCAATCAAGTGACAAATATTTAGTGGCATCAACTAtgcttacttttttaattttgaagattaCTAAGAATTCAAAGAGGGAAGTAAAACTTTTAcaattactatttattttttgaacagaTAATTCAGACACATGGTACACAATCGAAATGGTCAAAAGGGTATTAAACAACTTTAAAACTATCCTGGGTTCTCTAACAATAACAATCTTTCTGGTTAAGGTGAAGCCTAGGAAACTACAAGTACTACGATGGGCATAAACTTGGCTcacaagaaaataattctttttcacaAGAATTCTTAAGAGTCCTTTGGAGATCCAGAAAGGCCCAGGCCACCATTTTTTGaggagatatatacatatatatttttaaatgcccaagtatggggcgtctgggtggcacagtcagttaagcatctagctcttgattttggctcaggttgtgatctcagggtcctgggattgagccccacattgggctgcatgCTCCGCATGGAGTCTGtatgatattctctctctccttctccctctgcccctgcccccctcccactctcaaataaataaatctttaaaatgcccAAACAGggtaacaaatattttaagatatattttctaatgtattttatgtttttgcatTTAACAAACTTAATAATTTTAACACAAAGCAATCCCAAACAATATAACAGAGCAATTCACTATAACGTCAAAAGTCCTAACATACGTCCTCCTGACTATGAAAGTACTATCCTGGATTATGTGGACACATTAGAGAACAGAATagacaaaaatccttgccctcacagagcttGCCTTCTAGATGGGAGGAGATagacaataaacagtaaataTAGTAAATACACTAATTCTACAGTATGGCAGAGGTGAGCAGTTTTCTTGAGAAAAAGATTTGAGCAAGATAAAAATGTTtaggggagagtggggagggactgCGATTTTAATGGGGCGGGCGGGTTAGGACTCCTTGGGAAGGTGCTAGCTGAGGAAGAGGTATGGGGGGGCCTtcttcttgaagaagaaaagagactgaGCCATCTGGATTTCTGGGGGGAAATCATCTCAAATAGAGGGCACAGATGCTGCAAAGGCCCTAGCATGTAACCACACTGGCGTGTTTTAGGAATATAGCAAAGACCAATGTCTGGAGAGGAGTGTGTGCATGGGAGAGTATTGGGAGATGAAGGGAAGAGGTATGGGGGGGCCCAGATGATACAGAGCCTCTTGAGCACCATAAGGACTATAACTTTCACTCAGAGGAATGGGAAGTCATTGGAGGGATTTGAGCAGAAGGGTGACTTTAACACGATCACTCTGGCTGCCATGATGAGAATAGATTTTAAGAGGCAAGAACGAAAGTAGTGAAATCAGAAAGGAGCTAATTAAATAATCCATGTGAGAGATTATGGGGGCTTAGGTCAGGATGATAGTGGCACAAATGGTTAGAAATTGTTGTAGATGGACATattctgagtgcagagccagcaGGATTTGCTGGCAGACTGGATGGTGATGGAGGCCATATGAGAGAAAGGCAAGAATCAAGGAAGATGCCAAACCAAGGACCAAGAGGTGAAAGATGGAGGCCTGCGTAGGTTTGGAGTAGAAGGTAAGGAGCTTGTTTTGAACTTGATAAGACTGAAATGCGCTATCAGTCTCAAATACAGTTGTCCAGTGGGCAGTTGGGCACAACAGTCTGGAGCTCAAGAAAGAGGTCTCAGTTAGAGATACTTGGAGAGTCACCAGCAGGCAGTGGTACTGAAAGCTATGAGAGAGGATGAGTTTGCCATGAGAGTGAGTATAGAAAAGAGGAGCAGTCCAAGATCCAAACCCTGGAGCCCTCTATTGTTAAAAGGTTTGGAAGGTGAGGAAGAACCAGCAAAGGACCAGGGAGAGAACCAAAGGATGCTGGGGTCGGGGGGGAGTGGGGAACCTGAGCACTGTGGAGTCACAGAAGCCAAGTGAAACAAATGTTTTCAGGATGTAGGAGCAATCAACTGGAtccaagaaagggaaagactgaGAATGGCCATTGGGCTGACAGTGAGGAGGTCATTGTGACCTTGAAAAAGGCAATGTGGTGGGAACAATAAGAGGGAATTTAAGAGGGAATGAGGGGAAAGGAATTGATATCATGCCCTTCTGTAAAGGGGAGCAGTGACTTGAGACAACAGTTGGAGGGGAAGAGTCCTTGAGAAGGATTTTTAAGATGGAGAAATAAGAGCACATCAAATGGGGCACTTGGGCCCTATTCCTCCCTACCCCTACAAGCCTTGTATTAACCTATATTACAGTAAAGATGAAATACTTAGGGAAACTCCACAAATTTTAGATATTCTTGCTATTCAGGTCAGAATCcagaaaattttatgtatttcaagTTTCAAGTTTGTTCAGATAGCCAGATTGGGTTTTGAGGGATTTTCTTTGGTAAAAAGCCAAGTCTTATAAAACTGTAACCATGAATTCTTGCTTCAGAATTGGGACCAATTCTGCATTCTTCTGAGGATTTAGGGGAAGAGCCTAATTTCAGTTTAGAGTAATTATTTTAACAGCATAGCTTCTTGATTAAGGCTGCTGGGGTTGGACTCCCAGCTCCACCACAAATTAGCAGTGTTATTTGGTATAAATTACAcaatctctctgggcttcaggttCCCCATCCCCTTGATAAAACCAAGGTAGTAATCATACTGAATCCATAGAattatcatgaggattaaataaaataaaaccttagaaCAGAACAGTGCCCAGAATGTGGTCAATAATAAATGTTCTTCACTTCTCATAATTCTGTATTCCCAATGAGCAGTGAGTGAATCATGTTTTGGCATATTTTAATTACACCTGAGAGGCCATTTACTAAGATGCACTTTTGGCATACAAATAAATGACCTCTTAGTcgatctgtttaattttttaaaaatctgtcctttTCCACAAGGGCCTTCTTG is a window of Zalophus californianus isolate mZalCal1 chromosome 1, mZalCal1.pri.v2, whole genome shotgun sequence DNA encoding:
- the LOC113917897 gene encoding 60S ribosomal protein L12-like, with protein sequence MPPKFDPNEIKVVYLRCTGGEVGATSALAPKIGPLGLSPKKVGDDIAKATSDWKGLKITVKLTIQNRQAQIEVVPSASALIIKALKEPPRDRKKQKNVKHCGNITFDEIVNIARQMRHRSLARELSGTIKEILGTAQSVGCNVDGRHPHDIIDDINSGALECPAS